The nucleotide window TCACTTCACAAAGTGTGACCCAGCCAAGTTACCTTTGCTGGTTTCGCTTTTCGCGTTTGTACGCTCACGTTTCCATGAGTGTACTCAAAAAAATTTTCAAGGGTTACTTCTGCCTATAAACCGGCTCTCAGAGCCAATCTACAAGCTTCTGTTCTTTCTCTCGTTGTTCATTTTTCAAGGTGCTGCTTGCCGGCTCTTGGCGGTTTTTGGCGCCGCGCTCACGAGACAGCTTAGTTATAATATCACGGCTGGGACAAACTGTCAAGCAGTTTTGGCAAGAATTTTGCCTGCCTTTTACAGTTTGTTTTTTCCACAATCTTTCCACAGGCTTAATTAAGCTATTCAAGCGGGCTCCCGGATTTTTCAACATTTTTGTGTGGAAAAGATTTTTTCCGTTCTTCTACAGTATGCCACGATTTTCCTGCTTCATCCAGGCTTTTTTGAAAAAAGATTGCTTTTTTTTTCAGAATGTGCTATCCTATTAACTACTGATTTGATTCCCATAAATCTTATAATGAAATTGGTATGCGCCCGTGGCGCAGTTGGATAGCGCGTTTGACTCCGACTCAAAAGGTCGCAGGTTCGAATCCTGTCGGGCGTACCACACAACCCTGCATTGCGAAAAGCTCTGCAGGGTTTTTCTTTTTGTCCGGCATCTCCTGGGAAATACAAATTACAGCATTCATTCCGAATCCATCACTTCCTATACACATTATATATAGTATTCCTGTCAAACCGGACGCACTTGGAGCGCCAACGTTTCCGGACAGGCCCCTTTGACCGGGACCCGCCGCTCAGACGTCCGAACCCGCGCGCCTTGCAAGGCCGGCATATTGCGGAGTCCCAATGCCATAGCCCCCGGCTACATCCAGGATGTGACCGGTAATATAGGAGGCGTCGTCGCTCGAGAGAAAAAGCACCGCGTTCGCAACGTCCTCCGGAGTTCCGATACGATTGAGAGGCACGTGGGACAGGAACGATCGGATAAAGGAATCGGGCATGTTTTTCATCGCGGCGTCGGTACCGGTGAGCCCCGGAAGCACCGCATTGCAGCGGATGTTGTTGCGCGCATACTGCATGGCGATCTGCTGGGTTATATTATTGATCGCGGCTTTTGAAACGCCATAACCGATCCGGGTTACGTCCGGTATCATCCCGCCGATGGAGGAGATATTCACAATACTTCCCCCGCCCTGCTCCAGCATATGCGGAACCACCAGACGGCTGATGCGGTAAACGCTCCCCAGATTCAGCTCCAAAATCTCAAAAAAAGCCTCTTCTGATCCGTTTACCAAATCCAGATCCTCCGCGGGCCTGCCGGTTCCAAAGTTGTTGACCAGAATATCGATGCGCCCCGCCTGCTTGACAGCCGCCCCCACCATAGAGCCGTAGCTCTCCCGCTCAAGGGCGTCAAAGAACACTGGAAACATCTCATACCCTTTGGCTCTGCTCCGGTCGCAGATCTCCTGCGCAGCCCGCAGCCGGCGGGCCCCCATTGCCACCCGCGCCCCATTTTCCGCAAGCTTTAACGCGCAAGCCAAACCAATCCCTTTGGTGGCCGACGTCACCAACGCGACTTTGTTCTCCAATTTCCGCTCCATAGCCATTTTCTGATCCTTTCGTTTTTTATCATTATTTGTTCTGAAAGGGATTCTATGCAGGCTTCTTTGCCTGCCGCAATACCATATCGCCGCCGCATAAAGCAATCGTTCCTCCGACCAGGGATAATCCTCCGGTTCGGCCCTCCCAAATCCCTCCAAACATCAGACTTTATATTTTGAGAATATCTTACAATTTCAAAGCATCCTGCACAAACATCAGACAATATCATTGTGTAAAACAAAGAAAAAACGCAATTTTGCTAAAATATATTGACTTTAATGCCTTTTAAGCAGATAATAAGCCCATAGTACATCAGATGTTTATGAATAATCTAAATTTTAACATCTGATGAATAGGAGGAAAAACCCATGAAAGCGGTCGTAAAAAACAGCACGGACATCGGCCTTGAATACCGGGAGGTTGACAAGCCAGTCCCCAAACCCCACGAAGTCCTGATCGAAGTGGAAGCGGCATCCATCTGCGGAACGGATATCCATTATTATAAGTGGGATCAGAACGCCAAGGATTTCGCGGGAAAATTCAACGTCCAGTTCCCCTTTATCATCGGCCACGAATTCTCCGGCACCATCGTTGCTGTGGGTGAAGCGGTTTCCACCCGCAAAGTTGGCCAGCGGGTCGCCATTGAAACGCACATCCCCTGCGGGACCTGTTTTCAGTGTGAAAACGGCGAAGCGCACAACTGTGCAAACATGAGCGTCTACGGCACCAGCTGCAACGGATGCTTTGCCCCTTACGCCGTGGCGGACGAAAAGATCTCCTTTGTCCTTCCCGATGAGGTGAGCTTTGAAGAAGGCGCGCTGCTCGAACCGGCCGGTGTCGCAATGCGGGCGGTCGAGGAGGCGAGGATTGCTCCCGGAGATACGGTTGTCATCAACGGATGCGGGCCGATCGGGCTTATGGCAATCCAGATTGCCTATGCGGCGGGAGCCGGACGGGTAATCGCCTTCGATATGGACGAATACCGGCTCAAAATGGCCGCGGAATTTGGCGCGGCTACCTTCAACTTCACCAAATGCAACACGGTGGAGGAGGTCAAAAAGCTCACCAAAGTGCGCGGCGGCGCGGATGTGGTCATCGAGCTTTCCGGCGCGGCCAGCGCCTACAGAACGATCTTTGATATGATCCGGCTCGAAGGCCGGATCGTCACTGTTGGACACCCCGGCGGTCCGGTGGAAATCAACGTCACCCAGAATATCAATCTGAAAGGAGCCAGCATCAAAGGCATCTTCGGCCGGCGCATCTGGACCACCTGGCATGACCTGACCTCCCTGATGGCTGCCAAACGCATCGACCTTCTGAAGGTGGTCACCCACCGGTTTTCTTTTGCGGAATACGAACAGGCTTTTGCGCAGATCAGCCAGGGCGCCGGTAAAATCCTGTTCCTGAAAGATAAAGATAAGGAGTGATTTTTGTGGAGAACGCACGCACCGAAAGACTGCAGAAGATCGCCAACCAGATGCGCCTGGAAGTCGTTAGAATGGTCCACAACGCGGGTGACGGGCATCCCGGTCCCTGCATGTCCGCCATGGATATCCTGACCTGTCTCTATTTTGACCAGATGAATATCCGTCCGGAAGATCCGAAATGGCCTGACCGCGACCGGTTCATCCTTTCCAAAGGCCACGCTTGCCCCGCGCTTTATACGGCGCTCGCTTATAAAGGGTACTTCTCCAAAGCGGAATTCGACGGTCTGCGCAGCCTCGGTTCGATACTGCAGGGACACCCCACGCTCCAGAAAACCCCCGGGCTTGACATGACCTCCGGATCGCTTGGGAACGGCCTTGGAATTGCCACCGGCATGGCAATCGCAGGAAAATACCGCAAGCAGGATTACTACACCTACGTCATCATGGGCGACGGCGAGCTACAGGAGGGTTCCGTTTGGGAAGCCGCCATGTGCGCGAAGAAAAACAGCCTTGACCATCTGATCGCTTTTATCGACCACAACAACTGGCAGAGCGGCGGCTCGGTGACCGAATGCTCCGGCCTGCTTCCCGTCCGGGAAAAGTGGGAAGCCTTCGGGTGGTTCACACAGGAGATCGACGGTCATAATATCGACGAAATCCTCGGCGCGATCGAAGCGGCAAAAGCGCAGAAAGGCCAGCCGGCCGCGATCGTCGCAAGAACGGTCAAGGGAAAAGGCCTCGACTATATGGAGGACGACAATTCCTGGCACAAGCGGGTTCCAGACGACGCGCAGCTGGAACGTGCCATCGAGCTTTTGGGAGGGGATCAGAAATGATGAAATACAGCGGTTCCAGAGAAGCATTTACCGCAGCGCTGCTTGATATTGCGGAAAAGGACGACCGCGCGATGCTGGTCTCGGCAGATTCCCTGAAGGCCATGCGCGCTACAAAATTTGCCGAACAGTACCCCGACCGTTATGTGGAATGCGGCATCTCCGAACAGGACGCGGTGCTGGTCGCATCCGGCCTTGCAAGCTGCGGACTGGTCCCGTTCGTCGGGACCTACGGCGGATTCATCACCATGCGCGCCTGCGAACAGATGCGCACCTACTGCGCTTACCCCAATATGAACGTAAAACTCATCGGGATTAACGGCGGTCTGCTCGGCGGTGAACGGGAAGGCGTGACCCACCAGTTTATCGAGGATTTGGGCATCGTGCGCACCATCCCGAATATCACGGTGCTGACCCCGGCGGACCAGTATCAGGTCTACGGCGCGGTGAAAGCCGCCATGGAAATCGACGGCCCGGTCTATGTCCGCTGCGCCAGCGGACGGGAGCCTATCGTCTATGACGAAAGCGTCCCGTTCACATTTGGAAAGATCCGCGTCCTAAAAAACTACGGCGACGATGTGGCCATTTTTGCCGCCGGCTATCTGATGAACCGGGCGGTCCAGGCGGCTGAAGATCTGAAAGCACAAGGCATCTCCGCCACGCTGGTGGATGTCTCCACCCTCAAGCCGATCGACGAGCAGGGCGTTGCCGAGGTGCTTGCGCGCTGTAAGCGGGCGGTGACTGTTGAGGATCACAATGTGATCGGCGGGCTCGGCAGCGCAATCGCGGAAACCGCTGCAAAACTCTGCCCGACACCCATGGCCTTTATCGGCGTGCAGGACCGCTTCGCGGAATCCGGAGCCGCCGACGCGCTGCTGGATGCCTACGGCATGTCGGCGGATGCAATTGTAAAAGCGGCAAAAGAACTTTGCAGCCGCTGACGGGGGGCCAATGATCATGGACAAGGTAATCTTGGAGGCGCGGATCAATGAATACGCCATGCGGGACAGGAATCCGCATGTCCCCTGGACTGTGCGGGAAATCGTCGACGAGGCGCAGCGGGTCCGGGATGCGGGGGCCGCGATTCTCCATTTCCATGCGCGCAATCCGGATGGAAGTCCCTGCAACCGCCCGGAAACATACGCCGAAATCATCGAAAAGGTCCGGGAAAAGACCGATATCCTCCTGCTTCCCACCCTTGGTTTCAACAGCAACGACAAGGAGGAAAGGGACCGCATCCGGATCATCTGCGCCCTCGCGGAAAACCCCGCCACCCGCCCGGACATCATCCCGCTCGACATGGGCAGCGTCAACCTGGAACAATACGATGAAGCCTCCGGCCAATTCCGAAACGAGGACGAGGTCTACCTGAATCCCACCGGCACGCTGGAGTTTTGCGCCCGCGAAATGAAAAAATATAAAATCAAGGTGAAGATGACCTGCTGGGACGTCGGTTTTGTCCGGCGCGGAAAGAAATTTCTTGACCAGGGGCTGATCACCAAGCCGGGCTATTTCCTGTTCCATCTGACCGAAGGGCGGTATCTGACCGGACACCCCTGCACCAAGGAGGGCGTCGATGCCCTGCGCAGCACCCTGCCCGACGAGGAATGCTACTGGACGGCCAACTGCCTGGGCGGCAACCTTTTAAATGTCGCCCCGCATGTGATCGCGTCGGGGGGGAACCTTGCCATCGGCATTGGGGATTACCATTACAGCGAGCTCGGCGCGCCCAAAAATGAAATGCTCATCACCCGGGCCGTCAAAATTGCCCGACAGTTTGACCGTGAAATCGCATCGCCCGGCGATGTGAAAAAGATGATCCACGCAGAATGAAATACGGAAAGAGAAGGAGAATTGTAATGAAAAAAATCCTAAGCGTCCTGTTGGCTACTGTCCTGATCACTTCGTTCGCCGCCTGCGGCGCGGGCAATTCCAGCGCGTCCCAGTCCTCCGCGGCGCCGGCGGCCTCTTCCCCAGACGGCGGGAGCGCACCCGCTTCCGATGAAAAAGCGGTCATACTGAAGGTTGGCGGAATCCAGACCACCGAGGACCCCTCCACCGAAGCGCTCTACAAGATGGCTGAACTCGCCAAAGAAAAAAGCGGCGGCAGCCTTACGCTGGAAGTTTATCCCGCGTCCCAGCTGGGTAACGCGACCGCGCAGGTGGAAGCGGTTGGCATGGGCTCGCAGGATATGTTTGTGGACGCGGGCTGGATGGGCACCTTCCTGCAGGATAAGACGATCGACAGCATGTGGTTCCTGTTCCAGAACGCCGAACACTATGACAAATACATCAACAGCGATCTGAACAAACAGATGGAGGAGGATTTCCGCGAGCTCAAGGGTATCCGAATCATCGCGAGCAACTGGTACCGTGCGGCGCGTTCATTCGTCACCAAAGCCCCCATCACCACTGCGGCGGATTTTTCCAACATGAAAATCCGCGTCCCGGAACTCACCGGTTATCTCGAGTCCGTGGATGCGATCGGCGGCAAGGCGACCCAGATCGCATGGAGCGAAACCTATCTGGCACTGTCGCAGGGCGTCTGCGACGCAGCAGAAGGCCCGCTCGACAATCTGTACAGCATGAATTTCTTCGAGGCGGCCCCAAATGTCACGATCACCGAGCACAATCGTGACAGCATGCAGGTCATGATCAACGACCGGACCTTCCAGAATCTGTCCGCCAATCAGCAGGAAGCGCTGACCCAGGCCGCGCTGGAAGCCGGCGACTGGTACACCGAACAGATTTCCACCGCCTGCGAAGAAGCGCTCAAGGCGATGGAGGAAAAGGGCGCCAACATCGCCCAGCTGGACCCGGCGGAGCTTGAAAAGCTCCGGGAGATGGTGACCGCGCGGGCTTCCGAGCTGGACGCCTCCGGAAAATACTGGACGGCCGGAATGTACCAGCAGATCGCTGACATGGCCGAATAACCCCCAGCGCTGTGACGCCAGTCCGGGCCGGAAGTGTCCTCTTTCGGCCCGGATTAACACAAATCCACGGGTATAGAGAGGTCGTTTTATGAATCTACTGAAAAAACTGAATTACCTGTTCTACCAGGTCAGCAAAAAAACCGGCGCGTTTATGCTGCTCGTCCTGATTGTCACGGTGACCATGGGGATTATCAGCCGTTATCTTTTCAACAACCCTTTCACCTGGGTTGAAGAACTGGCGACCTTCCTTTTTGTCTGGATCTCATTTCTCGGAGCAACGACCGCTACCTATGAAAAAAGACATGTGGCGGTCGATTTCCTCGTCAGCAAGCTTCCTGGGTCGGTAAACGGCATGATCAAGATCATCGTCTATCTGTTCATCCTTGCCTTTATGGTGATGATCGTGGCCGGCTCCTTCATCCTGTTCCCCACCATGCAGCATGTCAGCGTGGCGCTGCGGATCCCGCGCTACTGCTACTATATCTCGATTACACTGTCGTCCGTCATGATGTTCTCCATCTATCTGGCGGAACTGATCGAATACCTGACGATGACGAAAAAAGGGGTGAGTGAAGCATGATTCCGATGCTGTTGATTGTTTTCCTGATTTTACTGCTTTTGGGTGTCCCTGTGGCTTTTTCACTTGGGATTCCGACGATTCTTTATTTCTTTCTGAATATCGGTACCATCCCGATCGAATTCATGCCTCACGCGATGACAAATCCGCTTTTCAACTATGTGCTGATCGCGCTGCCGGCTTTCCTGCTTTCCGGCCGGATGATGAACGGCACCGGAGTCACCAACCGCATTTTTAACCTGGCGCGCGCGCTGGTGGGACGTTTCCGCGGCGGACTTATCTATACCAACATCTTCGCAAGCATGATGTTCGCCTCGATGTCGGGCACAGCGGTCGGGGATGCCGGCGGGCTCGGCCAGGTCGAAATGGAAATGATGGACCGCGCGGGATATAAAAAGGACGTAGCGGCAGGCGTTACTGCCGCTTCGAGCGTGTTGGGGCCGATCATCCCGCCGAGTGTCAACATGGTCATCCTCGGCGCGACTGCTTCGATCTCGATCGGCAAACTTTTTATGGGCGGGATCATCCCCGGGCTCCTGATGGCTGCCGCGCTGATGCTCAATGTTACCCTGCGCGCCCACTTCACCGAAGAGGGCCGTTCCTGGCCGGTCGACAAAGTGCCGGGAAAAGAGGTCTTAAACGCCTGCCTGCAGGGGATTTTGCCCATGCTCTGCCCGGTCATCATCATCGGCGGAATTTCGCTCGGCGTCGTCACGCCCACCGAGGCCGCCATCCTGGCGATCGACTACGCCATCCTGCTCGGACTTCTCTATCGGGAGATCTCCTTTAAAAGCGTTTGGGAAACCCTGGAGGCCACCGTTGCTTCGGCCGGCACCTTCATGTACATCATTGCGGTGGCTGGTTTTTACACCTGGATTCTGACCCGTGAAGGCCTGCCGCAGATGCTCACCGCTCTGCTTCAGCCGGTTGTCGGCTACAGCCAGACCGTGGGACTGCTCGTTATCGCCGCCTTCCTTCTGGTGGTAGGGTGTTTCCTCGACACCACGGCCGCCATCCTGATGGTCGCCCCCATCCTGATGCCAATCGTAAACTCTTTGCAGATCGATCCCATCTTATTCGGTATCATCATGGTGGTCGCTCTGATTATCGGCATCATCACGCCTCCGTTCGGCATCTGCCTGTTCGTGGTCTCCGATGTGGCCAAGCTCCCGGTGAGTGCCGTCACAAAGGAATCCCTGCGTTATCTGCCGGCCATGTTCATCACTCTGCTGCTGCTCATTTTCTTCCCGCAGCTGGTGACTTGGCTGCCGGGGCTGCTGGCTTGACGGATATGATACGACAGCTTTTCTTCGGCAGAGAATTATGCTATAATAGCCGCGAAGCGGCTATTATAGCAGGCATGCGCAGGTTGCCTGCGCGGCTGCTGTGACGGGCGATTATTCCGCGCCGCAGATTGGGCGGCTGCGGGATGCTGTAAAAAATTACGGTAGAGGAATGCGATTTATGAAAGTATCCGGCTCGATGGCGACTGACAAAGTGACCAATTATATCAGAGATTGTATCATGGCCGGGAAATGGCAGAGCGGGGACAAGCTGCCGACCGAACAGGAATTCTGCACACAGGTTGGCGTCAGCCGAAGCTGTGTCAGGGAAGCTATGAAAGTACTGGAGGCAAGCCACATTGTGGAGATCCGCCGCGGCGACGGGACCTATATTTCGGACCCGGATCAGATCTCTTTTATGGGCCCGCTGCTTTTCAAGATCATCCTGAAAAAGAACACCCTCCAGGAACTCTATGATTTCCGGGAATCCATCGAGATGGGGGTCATGCGGCTGGCCATCTGCAACGCAAACGCGGATGATTTCGCAAATCTGGAGTCCTGCAACCAAAAAATGCAGGATTTCATCGACCAGCGCAAATCCGACAGCTGGGAACTGTATCAGCTGGACCTGATGTTTCACAAACATCTGGCGGAGGCGACGCACAACACCATCATGCGGGACGTGTACCAGTTTACATTTGATATCTTTGCCCCCTTCATCCTGCAAAACTATGAAAAGGGACAGAATGCCGAATCCGCCCTCGCGACCCATACGGAAATCTTGAACGCGCTGAAAAGCGGAGATTTTCTCCAGGTGGGTTATGCGATCCGCGCGTCGGTCGACCTCTGGAGCACCTGGATTGGGCAGGAAAACGCGCGGGATATCGTGCTGGCGGAGCTGTGGAAGACAAACCGGCCGGACCGCCAGCCAAAAAGCATTCCGGAAGAATCAGACTGAAAGAGGGATCTTCATGAAAATCATCATTTTGGACGGCTATACAGAAAATCCCGGCGACCTTTCATGGGCGGGACTGGAAGCCTTTGGGGAGTTGACCGTCTATGACCGCACCCCCCTGGACGATGAACAGGCGGCGATCGCACGCATCGGGGACGCCGAGATTGTATTCACGAACAAAACCCCTATCACCCGGACAGTCATCGACTCCTGTCCAAATTTGAAGTTTATCAGCGTGCTGGCGACCGGCTACAATGTCGTGGATTATCAGTATGCGCGGGAAAAGGGGATTCCCGTCACCAATATCCCGGCCTACGGCACCGCGTCAGTGGGACAGTTCGCGATCGCGCTGCTTCTGGAAGTCTGCCACCACATCGGGCACCACAACAAGGCGGTGCACGAGGGCAGATGGGAGCATAACGACGACTGGTGCTTCTGGGATTACCCGCTGATCGAGCTTGCGGGCAAAACGATGGGGATCATCGGGTTTGGGCGGATCGGTCAGGCGACGGGACGGATCGCGAAGGCGCTGGGGATGAAGGTGATCGCGTACGATTCGTATCCGAATGAGAGCGGAAAAGCGCTGGCGGAATATGTGGATCTGGAAACGGTGCTGAAAACCTCGGATGTGATCGCGCTGCACTGCCCGCTGTTCCCGGAGACCGAAGGGATCATCAGCAGGGAAAACATCGCGAAGATGAAGGATGGGGTGATCATCCTGAACAACTCGCGGGGTCCGCTCATCGTGGAGCAGGACTTGGCGGACGCGTTAAACAGCGGGAAGGTTTACGCGGCGGGGCTGGATGTGGTATCGACCGAGCCGATCAAGGGGGACAACCCGCTTTTGGGGGCGAAGAACTGCATCATCACGCCGCACATCAGCTGGGCGCCCAAGGAGAGCCGCCAGCGCATCATGGACTGCGCAGCCGAGAACGTCAAGGCGTATCTCTCCGGCAATCCGGTCAACGTGGTCAACTGACTTTTCCAAGCAAAATTAAAGCCGCCGCATGTTGATGCACACGCAATCAATATGCGGCGGCTTTTTCGCCGGTATAATCAAACGAATGGGGGTTTTTTATTGAAAACGAAAATGTGGAAACCGGATGGTGTGGATTCGAAGATCCTCTCCGAAGCTGCCAAAGTGATCACAGGCGGCGGGCTGCTGGCCTTCCCCACCGAAACCGTGTATGGGCTTGGCGCAAATGGCCTGGATGAGACTGCGGTATGCCGGATTTTCGAGGCAAAAGGCCGACCACAGGACAATCCCCTGATCCTCCATGTCCCGGACGCCGCATGGCTCACCCGCTACTGCGAGGAGGTTCCGTCAAGCGCCTATCTTCTTGCCCGGCGATTCTGGCCCGGCCCGCTGACAATGATCCTGCGCCGGAAAGCCTGCATCCCGAACCGCACAACGGGCGGGCTCGATACGGTCGGTATGCGCTGCCCTGCGCATCCGCTTACGCTTGCACTTCTGCGGCTGGCGGATCTGCCGGTCGCGGGTCCATCCGCCAACCGTTCCGGCAGGCCCAGCTGCACCACAGCCGCTCATGTGTTGGAGGATATGGGCGGCCGGATTGAAGGGATTCT belongs to Anaerotruncus rubiinfantis and includes:
- the hdhA gene encoding 7alpha-hydroxysteroid dehydrogenase, translating into MENKVALVTSATKGIGLACALKLAENGARVAMGARRLRAAQEICDRSRAKGYEMFPVFFDALERESYGSMVGAAVKQAGRIDILVNNFGTGRPAEDLDLVNGSEEAFFEILELNLGSVYRISRLVVPHMLEQGGGSIVNISSIGGMIPDVTRIGYGVSKAAINNITQQIAMQYARNNIRCNAVLPGLTGTDAAMKNMPDSFIRSFLSHVPLNRIGTPEDVANAVLFLSSDDASYITGHILDVAGGYGIGTPQYAGLARRAGSDV
- a CDS encoding zinc-dependent alcohol dehydrogenase; this encodes MKAVVKNSTDIGLEYREVDKPVPKPHEVLIEVEAASICGTDIHYYKWDQNAKDFAGKFNVQFPFIIGHEFSGTIVAVGEAVSTRKVGQRVAIETHIPCGTCFQCENGEAHNCANMSVYGTSCNGCFAPYAVADEKISFVLPDEVSFEEGALLEPAGVAMRAVEEARIAPGDTVVINGCGPIGLMAIQIAYAAGAGRVIAFDMDEYRLKMAAEFGAATFNFTKCNTVEEVKKLTKVRGGADVVIELSGAASAYRTIFDMIRLEGRIVTVGHPGGPVEINVTQNINLKGASIKGIFGRRIWTTWHDLTSLMAAKRIDLLKVVTHRFSFAEYEQAFAQISQGAGKILFLKDKDKE
- a CDS encoding transketolase, whose protein sequence is MENARTERLQKIANQMRLEVVRMVHNAGDGHPGPCMSAMDILTCLYFDQMNIRPEDPKWPDRDRFILSKGHACPALYTALAYKGYFSKAEFDGLRSLGSILQGHPTLQKTPGLDMTSGSLGNGLGIATGMAIAGKYRKQDYYTYVIMGDGELQEGSVWEAAMCAKKNSLDHLIAFIDHNNWQSGGSVTECSGLLPVREKWEAFGWFTQEIDGHNIDEILGAIEAAKAQKGQPAAIVARTVKGKGLDYMEDDNSWHKRVPDDAQLERAIELLGGDQK
- a CDS encoding transketolase family protein translates to MMKYSGSREAFTAALLDIAEKDDRAMLVSADSLKAMRATKFAEQYPDRYVECGISEQDAVLVASGLASCGLVPFVGTYGGFITMRACEQMRTYCAYPNMNVKLIGINGGLLGGEREGVTHQFIEDLGIVRTIPNITVLTPADQYQVYGAVKAAMEIDGPVYVRCASGREPIVYDESVPFTFGKIRVLKNYGDDVAIFAAGYLMNRAVQAAEDLKAQGISATLVDVSTLKPIDEQGVAEVLARCKRAVTVEDHNVIGGLGSAIAETAAKLCPTPMAFIGVQDRFAESGAADALLDAYGMSADAIVKAAKELCSR
- a CDS encoding 3-keto-5-aminohexanoate cleavage protein, translated to MDKVILEARINEYAMRDRNPHVPWTVREIVDEAQRVRDAGAAILHFHARNPDGSPCNRPETYAEIIEKVREKTDILLLPTLGFNSNDKEERDRIRIICALAENPATRPDIIPLDMGSVNLEQYDEASGQFRNEDEVYLNPTGTLEFCAREMKKYKIKVKMTCWDVGFVRRGKKFLDQGLITKPGYFLFHLTEGRYLTGHPCTKEGVDALRSTLPDEECYWTANCLGGNLLNVAPHVIASGGNLAIGIGDYHYSELGAPKNEMLITRAVKIARQFDREIASPGDVKKMIHAE
- the dctP gene encoding TRAP transporter substrate-binding protein; the encoded protein is MKKILSVLLATVLITSFAACGAGNSSASQSSAAPAASSPDGGSAPASDEKAVILKVGGIQTTEDPSTEALYKMAELAKEKSGGSLTLEVYPASQLGNATAQVEAVGMGSQDMFVDAGWMGTFLQDKTIDSMWFLFQNAEHYDKYINSDLNKQMEEDFRELKGIRIIASNWYRAARSFVTKAPITTAADFSNMKIRVPELTGYLESVDAIGGKATQIAWSETYLALSQGVCDAAEGPLDNLYSMNFFEAAPNVTITEHNRDSMQVMINDRTFQNLSANQQEALTQAALEAGDWYTEQISTACEEALKAMEEKGANIAQLDPAELEKLREMVTARASELDASGKYWTAGMYQQIADMAE
- a CDS encoding TRAP transporter small permease — its product is MNLLKKLNYLFYQVSKKTGAFMLLVLIVTVTMGIISRYLFNNPFTWVEELATFLFVWISFLGATTATYEKRHVAVDFLVSKLPGSVNGMIKIIVYLFILAFMVMIVAGSFILFPTMQHVSVALRIPRYCYYISITLSSVMMFSIYLAELIEYLTMTKKGVSEA
- a CDS encoding TRAP transporter large permease encodes the protein MIPMLLIVFLILLLLGVPVAFSLGIPTILYFFLNIGTIPIEFMPHAMTNPLFNYVLIALPAFLLSGRMMNGTGVTNRIFNLARALVGRFRGGLIYTNIFASMMFASMSGTAVGDAGGLGQVEMEMMDRAGYKKDVAAGVTAASSVLGPIIPPSVNMVILGATASISIGKLFMGGIIPGLLMAAALMLNVTLRAHFTEEGRSWPVDKVPGKEVLNACLQGILPMLCPVIIIGGISLGVVTPTEAAILAIDYAILLGLLYREISFKSVWETLEATVASAGTFMYIIAVAGFYTWILTREGLPQMLTALLQPVVGYSQTVGLLVIAAFLLVVGCFLDTTAAILMVAPILMPIVNSLQIDPILFGIIMVVALIIGIITPPFGICLFVVSDVAKLPVSAVTKESLRYLPAMFITLLLLIFFPQLVTWLPGLLA
- a CDS encoding FadR/GntR family transcriptional regulator — its product is MKVSGSMATDKVTNYIRDCIMAGKWQSGDKLPTEQEFCTQVGVSRSCVREAMKVLEASHIVEIRRGDGTYISDPDQISFMGPLLFKIILKKNTLQELYDFRESIEMGVMRLAICNANADDFANLESCNQKMQDFIDQRKSDSWELYQLDLMFHKHLAEATHNTIMRDVYQFTFDIFAPFILQNYEKGQNAESALATHTEILNALKSGDFLQVGYAIRASVDLWSTWIGQENARDIVLAELWKTNRPDRQPKSIPEESD
- a CDS encoding D-2-hydroxyacid dehydrogenase, yielding MKIIILDGYTENPGDLSWAGLEAFGELTVYDRTPLDDEQAAIARIGDAEIVFTNKTPITRTVIDSCPNLKFISVLATGYNVVDYQYAREKGIPVTNIPAYGTASVGQFAIALLLEVCHHIGHHNKAVHEGRWEHNDDWCFWDYPLIELAGKTMGIIGFGRIGQATGRIAKALGMKVIAYDSYPNESGKALAEYVDLETVLKTSDVIALHCPLFPETEGIISRENIAKMKDGVIILNNSRGPLIVEQDLADALNSGKVYAAGLDVVSTEPIKGDNPLLGAKNCIITPHISWAPKESRQRIMDCAAENVKAYLSGNPVNVVN